One window from the genome of Pyrobaculum ferrireducens encodes:
- a CDS encoding acyl-CoA dehydrogenase family protein: protein MDFGLSREDKLFLESVRAFAERVIAPRWVEIDERKWPIEEVAARLGEVGLLGIPLSSKYGGQDGTFLQAALAAEELAYADPSLATAVYMLLETAWPYVVQRYGREEVKGEVLPEVARGRAFIGIGSTEPQGGSDVASVQTKAVREDGGVWRLYGEKNMVTGVSTILNLPYGGGVVAITRTGRPEEKHRGVTVFLAMLKRRGRVSPGFSHRDWEEVGRHGLPTGYLMLEGLPVEEVFMLGELNGGFKVAMEGFNLARTIIGAASIGAARWLMDRALEWIKQRVVFGRPIASYQAVSFKFAELYARLEAARLAVYKAAWVADRHYGGDPAFSMQEVATAGASAKFLAVSLAVEVGLEVMKWFGGASYFKETNVARSLLGVLSYYVGAEGAENILKLIIARNVVGREFV from the coding sequence ATGGACTTCGGCTTGTCGAGGGAGGACAAGCTTTTTCTAGAGTCGGTTAGGGCTTTTGCGGAGAGGGTTATTGCCCCCCGGTGGGTTGAGATTGACGAGAGGAAGTGGCCTATTGAGGAGGTGGCGGCGAGGCTTGGGGAGGTGGGCCTGTTGGGGATTCCTCTGAGTTCTAAATACGGGGGTCAGGACGGCACGTTTCTCCAAGCCGCCTTGGCGGCTGAGGAGCTGGCTTACGCGGATCCCTCCCTCGCCACCGCTGTCTACATGTTGCTGGAGACTGCGTGGCCTTACGTGGTTCAGCGCTATGGTAGGGAGGAGGTGAAGGGCGAGGTTCTGCCGGAGGTGGCCAGGGGCCGCGCGTTTATCGGCATAGGCTCCACAGAGCCGCAGGGGGGTAGCGACGTGGCTTCTGTGCAGACGAAGGCTGTGAGGGAGGATGGCGGCGTCTGGAGGCTCTACGGGGAGAAGAACATGGTTACGGGGGTGTCCACTATCCTAAACCTGCCGTACGGCGGGGGCGTGGTGGCTATTACGCGGACAGGCAGACCCGAGGAGAAGCACAGGGGGGTGACGGTGTTCCTCGCCATGTTGAAGAGGAGGGGGAGGGTGAGCCCGGGCTTCAGCCACAGGGACTGGGAGGAGGTGGGGAGGCACGGCCTGCCCACTGGCTACCTCATGTTGGAGGGGCTGCCGGTGGAGGAGGTTTTTATGCTGGGTGAGCTGAATGGGGGGTTTAAGGTGGCGATGGAGGGCTTCAACCTGGCGAGAACCATCATAGGGGCCGCCTCCATCGGGGCGGCGAGGTGGCTTATGGACCGGGCGCTGGAGTGGATTAAGCAGAGAGTTGTCTTCGGGAGGCCCATCGCCTCCTACCAGGCGGTGTCGTTTAAATTCGCCGAGCTGTACGCGAGGCTGGAGGCGGCTAGGCTCGCGGTCTATAAAGCGGCGTGGGTGGCGGATAGGCACTACGGCGGGGACCCCGCCTTCTCGATGCAGGAGGTCGCCACCGCGGGGGCCTCGGCTAAATTCCTGGCTGTCAGCCTGGCGGTGGAGGTGGGGCTGGAGGTTATGAAGTGGTTCGGCGGCGCCTCTTATTTCAAGGAGACGAACGTGGCGAGGTCCCTCCTCGGGGTGCTGTCCTACTACGTGGGGGCGGAAGGTGCTGAAAATATCCTTAAGCTAATCATCGCGAGGAATGTGGTAGGCAGGGAATTTGTTTAA
- a CDS encoding phosphoribosyltransferase family protein, with translation MKRIEGVRTQLDAVGYLKSVKGLLGVTYRELSAVLDIPESVLSRYVTGDMLPSVETAGEILARLRERYPITEVVRARFRMYDTYVDMSFVNTPDFWRLYEIYLTWRFPDVEVDVVLTAAADGIPLAVAAASRFEAPLVVAKTYREPGVENYEYTYLREGRPVTLYVPAAQLRRGDAVFIVDDIARTGKTLRALAGLAAKAGARVVGASVLVARSGLNIDLGFPVDVLYTY, from the coding sequence GTGAAGCGGATTGAGGGGGTGAGGACACAGCTGGACGCCGTTGGCTACTTGAAGTCCGTCAAGGGCCTGCTGGGGGTGACCTACAGGGAGCTGTCCGCCGTGCTGGACATACCCGAGAGCGTCTTATCCCGCTACGTCACTGGCGATATGCTTCCATCTGTGGAGACTGCGGGGGAGATTTTGGCGAGGTTGAGGGAGAGGTATCCAATAACTGAGGTTGTTAGGGCGAGGTTCCGGATGTACGACACGTATGTCGACATGTCGTTTGTAAACACGCCGGACTTCTGGCGCCTCTACGAGATCTACCTCACGTGGAGGTTCCCCGATGTGGAGGTGGACGTGGTGCTCACGGCGGCGGCAGACGGCATACCCCTCGCCGTGGCGGCGGCGTCGAGGTTTGAGGCGCCGCTGGTGGTGGCTAAGACGTATAGGGAGCCGGGGGTGGAGAACTACGAATATACATACCTCAGGGAGGGCAGGCCTGTGACTCTCTACGTGCCCGCCGCCCAGCTGAGGCGCGGCGATGCGGTGTTCATAGTCGACGACATCGCGCGGACTGGCAAGACGCTGAGAGCCCTGGCGGGCCTCGCCGCCAAGGCGGGGGCACGCGTCGTGGGGGCCTCTGTGCTGGTGGCGAGGAGCGGGCTGAATATAGATCTGGGGTTTCCCGTCGATGTGCTTTACACGTATTAA